AGTTCGGTTAAAAAATAAAATTAATACAAACCGGGCGCATCCGGTAACCGTTCGTACATAAGAAAGAAGCCTCCTTCTTGCCTCTCCGCCAGCTGGCGGAGAGGCAAGAAGGAGGCTTCAGCAATATTGTTGTATTGAATATTAATCTATAGCAATACATTGGTTGAAAAAGAAGTTTGCCTGGTGAAATCAGCACAGGGCGTTGCACGGTTTGTGTTATGCTTTTCTCCGGCTTTTGTATACCAGCCAGGTTTGTAACACCACCGACAGCAGAATTAAAAACAGGCCAATATAAAAGGAACTGGATAAATATTTATCCTCGCGGTAAATAAGAAAGGCCAATGCGATGCCATACAGGGGCTCCAGGTTATAGGTAAGATTCACGGTGAAGGCAGAGATTTTTTTCAACGCATTCATTGCCAGGTTAAATGCCCACACGGTGCAGAATAAGGCTAACACCAATAGCCAACCGGCATCTGCCAAAGTGGGGATCAAATGGCCTGCAGGAACAAACTTCAGGTAAAATGGCAGGAGTAACGTAAGAAAAAAGAACCCGCCGCTTAATTGATACAGTGTTACTGTTTCAGGTTTGTACCGCTTTACCAGCAACTGGTTAAAGACTGTAAACAAACTACACAGCAAGGCAGAGATCAAACCGATGATGATGCCTGTTTTATATTGCGGATCAAATTGAAAAATAAGATAGATGCCTGCTACCACCAGCAGGCCCAGCAGCAATTCAGTTTGGTTAAATGGTTTGCGGGTAATGAGCGGTTCCAGGATGGTAGTAAAAAAACCAATGGCCGAAAAACAAACCAGCGCTACCGATACATTCGCATACTTGATGCTTGCATAAAAGGTTACCCAATGCAATGCCACTATAATACCAACACCTGTAATACGGGCTATACCAGCCAGCGAAATAGGCCGGCCGCTGCGCTTGAGTAAACAGATCACCCATAGTACTAACACTGTTATCAGTAAACGATACCAAACCAGCAGGGCTTCATTGAGAGTAATAAGCCGGCCCAGTACACCGGTAAACCCGGCCAGGAACACTGCCATGTGCAGTTGTAGAAAAGCTTTACGCATAGGATATGTGAAGGTATATTAAAGACCTGTAAGGTGCACCATTTAAGCTGGCGCATACAGTAAGCTTGCATGCACCTGACAGGTCTTAAAAGAATTAGACCTGTCAGATGGACTTTAACTTTCTGAAAATTCAAGCTAAGGCCGTCCACCTTACAGGTCTATAAATAAATTATTACTCTATTTTGTTTTTGCCAGCACCTGTTCCTGCCCTACCGCAGAATAAGCTGAAACGCCGGTGTTTTTAACCCGGTTGCGGTAATCTTTGAAAAGGCTTTGCCAGCGCAATTTCAACACGCCCCAGATCCCTTCTTTTACAATGCCTTTGTGCATTTTTGAAACCCCGAATTTGCGGTCTTCAAAAATAATAGGCACTTCTTTTATTTTAAAGCCGAGTTTCCAGGCGGCAAATTTCATTTCAATCTGGAATGCATAGCCCAGGAACTGGATCTGATCGAGGTTGAGTGATTCCAGCACTTCGCGGGAGTAACAAACAAACCCGGCAGTGGTATCCTTCACCGGCATCCAGGTTATAATACGGGTATACAATGAGCCGCCTTTCGAGAGCATGATGCGGTTACGGGGCCAGTTAATGGTGCCGCCGCCTTTCACATACCGCGATCCTACGGCCACATCTGCTCCGCCTGTTGCACAGGCTTCGTATAAGCGTTGCAGATCTTTGGGGTTATGCGAAAAATCGGCATCCATTTCAAAAATGTACGGGTAACCTCTTTTCAGGGCCCATTTGAAGCCATGAATATAAGCGGTTCCCAAACCCAGTTTGCCTTTTCGTTCTTCCAGAAATAATTTGCCGGTATATTTAAGCTGACGTTCTTTAACGAGTGCGGCGGTTCCGTCGGGCGAGCCGTCATCAATTACAAGGATGTGAAAATTATTGTATTGGGCAAAAATGATATCGATCAAATGGCCGATATTTTCCTTTTCGTTATACGTCGGTATGATTACGATATTTTCCAAACAAGTGTAATTGATGATATTGGAATACGAAAATACAATAATTCAAAATGTGAATTATAAAATACACATTTGCAAGTAAATAAATAGATCGCAGATCACAGCCCCTTCTTTAACAACGTTCTGTTAAAAATTTCGGTCAGCTTTGCCTTGGTATGCATGGGAAAATCGCCTTTCATCATCCAATCATAATATTGAGGTTCAGCTTTTAACACATCCACCACTGAACGGCCTTTGTGTTTGCCGAAATTAAAT
The Niastella koreensis GR20-10 genome window above contains:
- a CDS encoding polyprenol monophosphomannose synthase codes for the protein MENIVIIPTYNEKENIGHLIDIIFAQYNNFHILVIDDGSPDGTAALVKERQLKYTGKLFLEERKGKLGLGTAYIHGFKWALKRGYPYIFEMDADFSHNPKDLQRLYEACATGGADVAVGSRYVKGGGTINWPRNRIMLSKGGSLYTRIITWMPVKDTTAGFVCYSREVLESLNLDQIQFLGYAFQIEMKFAAWKLGFKIKEVPIIFEDRKFGVSKMHKGIVKEGIWGVLKLRWQSLFKDYRNRVKNTGVSAYSAVGQEQVLAKTK
- a CDS encoding DMT family transporter, giving the protein MRKAFLQLHMAVFLAGFTGVLGRLITLNEALLVWYRLLITVLVLWVICLLKRSGRPISLAGIARITGVGIIVALHWVTFYASIKYANVSVALVCFSAIGFFTTILEPLITRKPFNQTELLLGLLVVAGIYLIFQFDPQYKTGIIIGLISALLCSLFTVFNQLLVKRYKPETVTLYQLSGGFFFLTLLLPFYLKFVPAGHLIPTLADAGWLLVLALFCTVWAFNLAMNALKKISAFTVNLTYNLEPLYGIALAFLIYREDKYLSSSFYIGLFLILLSVVLQTWLVYKSRRKA